One segment of Penaeus vannamei isolate JL-2024 chromosome 3, ASM4276789v1, whole genome shotgun sequence DNA contains the following:
- the LOC113808144 gene encoding uncharacterized protein: protein MVPHSLALLLLLAAAGARAEWNPAEVELEVAFEEESVRAAAYEDLVLKYAPYLRFHKLEGLDDFCFPHNASDYFRVRDADDWSRQCNMDYATIHADEVPTYWHAMECGRHLHIAYWSFYGYNHNCDCCSGERNAWWEFLVVKVREWSTNPHMHEVMFGQKEGWYTRIAGNYELHDESHPVAYVGRAGHGFYHDSGGSNTCCYYEDTRNPGEPDHYMMTWHNLVELRKDEYGEDWMLEPGTHHWSGLQVPTFRDNWDLCNLAGCDGSFLQVCTKAGCAKSDIGDDPF, encoded by the exons ATGGTCCCCCACAGCCTCGCTCTCCTGCTGCTGCTCGCCGCCGCCG GCGCGCGGGCGGAGTGGAATCCCGCCGAAGTGGAACTCGAGGTCGCCTTCGAGGAGGAGTCCGTGCGGGCGGCGGCGTACGAGGACCTCGTCCTCAAATACGCGCCTTACTTGAGGTTCCATAAACTG GAGGGGCTGGACGACTTCTGCTTCCCGCACAACGCCTCCGACTACTTCCGCGTGCGCGACGCCGACGACTGGAGCCGCCAGTGCAACATGGACTACGCCACCATCCACGCCGACGAGGTGCCCACCTACTGGCACGCCATGGAGTGCGGCCGCCACCTCCACATTG CTTACTGGAGCTTCTACGGATATAACCATAACTGCGACTGCTGCTCCGGAGAACGAAATGCTTGGTGGGAATTCTTAGTAGTCAAG GTCCGCGAATGGAGCACCAACCCCCACATGCACGAGGTCATGTTCGGCCAGAAGGAGGGCTGGTACACGAGGATCGCCGGCAACTACGAGCTCCATGACGAGTCGCACCCGGTGGCCTACGTGGGTCGCGCGGGACACGGCTTCTACCACGACAGCGGCGGCTCCAACACCTGCTGTTATTACGAGGACACGCGCAACCCAG GCGAACCTGACCACTACATGATGACTTGGCATAACTTGGTGGAGCTGCGAAAGGACGAGTACGGCGAGGACTGGATGCTGGAGCCAGGAACACATCACTGGAGCGGCCTGCAGGTGCCCACCTTCAGGGACAACTGGGATCTGTGCAATCTGGCTGGCTGTGACGGCTCTTTCCTTCAG GTGTGCACAAAGGCCGGGTGTGCCAAGAGCGATATCGGAGACGACCCCTTCTAG
- the rod gene encoding kinetochore-associated protein 1, which produces MVCWEVLDADCDEETRQAGDLGSLTSLYEVVKLAYLQPDEKLVGLPRLHASAAYGRVAVALDSVLFVFGEGCSSLLMQLSLEAPIDLILWIPQGDFLILGDGAGGIHCAHVQSQRVLITKHLPLEAKGPKLFIGGESQQVEDGTVSITLVTSGGHVIRINNIDPDGLSEGLQTGDLEHLKSLEEQMTVSVDKMDLGNSQITTVGCAVDGGDQAWVWSGSDNGVSLWIPSSLQKPSESLTWHFSHSLNCKRVIRICDGRYIVTLDTEGNIMVLCGVTGLTVWESTNELSVFDMTLLQSDTQSAQFMFVHQSPDSEGCLLRIMSFPGFTKVYELNVNESTSLVHTGEGAESIMFLEPDFDFITHATSCLKVKSIVDGVPEARLAKLLRKRKFVEAEEFCKRFGLDVEEVYKARAKYVCELMNPWNTSAGNVTLAELEGHGSWADELLATLGKIRDAEFVTVLCVEAALPDIITTKKILNYAKERLANTTKSEEGDQLSTLMQKVSESTYRLRTFETIFPSSDIQHWLAFSHTNMLEEFMEHLSRGNLDVASTVWHRHLYEFSHLIDQECVQQILTAFPHSIPSADLCNWLPRNVLSDLVRLCPSSMEIIACWGDGRVKSLEVVEKAAWPANGLDLANTIISVLENVAADFQAGGNIEVQMAVLVAQWKAHSPSSALYHLRQTALALQDLKLLAEEFRIKIEFNQYTQENKEEVVAALLDWLVCGEEVAPLMKGFLRSYLVRYELDCDGTLARYVLETLATADQDWWSWQEAPWEDKLYAVIHVISDAQVRAQCIVECIHVAPVPWSEGTEEMFKLGLTLNTSLSSQLEDQRRFVGLKLVLRRYSLHLTNISDPRNAEMMLRNILSQEGDTVLEDALQVINTYKHLTRIDAYFYRIIYFLVTSNIDAAKSLLQGLDDTLQRQTSQKLIAYAIQYLMCPCRGQKGQDRCKAITGGVLALEAILKKWYKKNGTLTDDKLFATIHNVHTLQIHYEIYPTLRELEDSRCCKKLFSNHVTCWYQERIQEAEPQQEPSPNQTKSDVSTVGKGLVRVPCSEPLNQENKNVESNQEGQIPWKGIDHLHRLASLLKVPRGELLSLLASLAAKAGRLKEAVDICRLIIDDPGRVDCTSVVYEVVHLVVENQQLQQDGSDRSTFALNSTAQLEKSASIKSRAEIIDVIHDLVCSALTTAHPDLLQPLLELGLWCSLGHTLYTQCHMEGVYTQADSGESSNPYVTWKFSAVFNDASMPIEERLVTSVVSNAINVCLESHETGSTANFLPYQVNSDNINGAIKSQNVSNLLMDLISHLRDRGQDLLALSITLLMAQGKASVEKSPNIVGPPSWNQIFTLLLKVIGSKRPDVTLAVSLLTLLTTKKEPLKVLNELIKRFGYDYTRLQSVATVGKDFCTLYGLKEAGDQFSQLHKRATWGKRLADLNVSFKEAFKGDPIALQKVIGVLVAHPNCTFSILSDYCIDFNLHIADALLVYMKSALHSWSPECPAEEIRPGSIIKIESPRALLLKCQAIIAELKNKTLLHQLLLSELDLLSPYNYELLDLVLQQTLILEDDVGQIDVLKRGLDMLNFLKVYPRKSSPGNSEIDDWVRAHPQSLGPPPISKYRLPFHDFFRRKNVMKIVEPEMDITTVDIWLRAASTMKLSSDRLCMLATQNTVSRTLEQEASDSANSKSTAWQVCSNNSALLTRIRLVISKIQCEELATACANWVVNRLPPGADKVEAAEKCKLLAEQWKDSTSDGKAVDAFTRMSARHQQLAIEHTLHKYGLAEPQYLSLTRTPVDLVFALYQHPCLDSLATLSTHSMPDINCCVSEICTVAGCHQSSIQLDLLEKWLPPPEMGEGIGTEETVTNFKITLDPGSVSEDDPTDDASLSRVIYVLRCCPQNEAVSYLLNRALSDDTSVSAAHRLRALRCLLAIAEEETIQKFCTKGVTSIRSFLQTITYVSRLESLGHATSVQQFNSMDKNALVEGLWRSQRHNPQALTLLTDLCRDYQVTTASLWGAVLTQLTNFIKSGQLDITTLERVLLQVKSLPHLWVVPALTTAWTTLINYPFTKATSPVDETSLASCVHSIDLLLRHCPVVVSTAPLLKHCVSLDLPALGLAIAAADQVECHDLQAMINKTSPEKLKTQYEKLKQSFAFPRNVEDLLSDL; this is translated from the exons CTCGTGGGCTTGCCAAGGCTACATGCCAGTGCTGCCTACGGCCGTGTGGCTGTAGCCCTCGACTCAgttctgtttgtgtttggtgAGGGATGTTCCTCCCTTTTGATGCAGTTGTCTCTTGAGGCACCTATTGACCTCATTCTCTGGATACCTCAAGGGGATTTTCTCATTCTTGGAGATGGGGCTGGCGGAATTCACTGCGCCCATGTGCAGTCACAGAGAGTCTTGATAACCAA acATCTACCACTGGAAGCAAAAGGTCCAAAACTTTTCATTGGGGGAGAAAGTCAACAAGTGGAAGATGGCACAGTGTCAATTACTTTGGTAACCTCAGGTGGACATGTCATCAG AATAAATAACATTGATCCAGATGGCTTGTCAGAAGGCTTACAGACAGGTGACCTTGAGCACCTCAAGTCTCTGGAAGAGCAGATGACCGTCTCTGTGGATAAGATGGACCTCGGAAATTCACAG ATTACAACAGTTGGATGTGCAGTTGATGGTGGAGACCAGGCTTGGGTGTGGAGTGGAAGTGATAATGGAGTGTCCTTGTGGATACCGTCAAGTCTCCAGAAGCCTTCAGAGTCTCTAACCTGGCATTTTTCTCACAGCCTAAATTGCAAGAGAGTCATACGGATCTGTGATGGAAG GTACATTGTAACACTGGACACAGAAGGAAATATAATGGTGCTGTGTGGGGTGACAGGACTTACTGTCTGGGAGAGCACCAACGAGCTCTCAGTCTTCGACATGACACTCCTCCAAAGTGACACTCAATCAGCACAATTCATGTTTGTCCATCAGAGTCCAGATTCTGAAGGATGTTTACTGCGCATTATGTCCTTCCCAG GTTTTACAAAAGTATACGAGTTGAATGTAAATGAGAGTACCAGCCTGGTGCACACAGGTGAAGGAGCTGAGTCCATAATGTTTCTAGAGCCCGATTTTGACTTTATAACGCATGCCACATCTTGCCTGAAGGTGAAGAGCATTGTGGATGGAGTCCCTGAAGCAAG ATTAGCAAAGCTTTTGCGCAAGAGGAAATTTGTAGAAGCTGAAGAATTTTGCAAGAGGTTTGGGTTGGATGTAGAAGAGGTTTATAAAGCAAGAGCCAAATATGTGTGTGAACTGATGAACCCCTGGAACACATCAGCTGGAAATGTAACATTGGCTGAGCTGGAGGGGCATGGCAG TTGGGCAGATGAGTTGCTGGCAACTTTAGGGAAGATTCGAGATGCAGAATTTGTTACTGTCCTTTGTGTGGAAGCTGCTCTTCCAGATATCATTACAACAAAGAAGATTTTGAATTATGCCAAAGAAAGACTTGCAAACACAACAAAG TCAGAGGAAGGGGATCAGCTGAGTACCTTAAtgcagaaagtgagtgagagcaCATATAGACTCAGAACATTTGaaaccattttcccctcttcggACATTCAGCATTGGCTAGCTTTCTCACATACAAACATGCTGGAAGAATTCATGGAGCATTTAAGTCGG GGTAACTTGGATGTCGCATCAACAGTGTGGCATAGACATCTGTATGAGTTCAGTCACCTCATAGATCAAGAATGTGTGCAGCAGATTCTAACAGCCTTTCCACATAGTATACCATCAGCAGACCTCTGTAACTGGTTGCCAAGAAATGTGTTATCTGACCTAGTGAGACTGTGTCCAAGCTCCATGGAGATAATAGCTTGTTGGGGAGATGGTCGAGTCAA GAGCCTTGAAGTAGTTGAAAAAGCAGCTTGGCCTGCCAATGGTCTTGATTTAGCCAATACAATCATCTCTGTTTTAGAGAATGTGGCTGCAGATTTTCAAGCAG GTGGAAATATTGAAGTCCAAATGGCTGTCTTGGTGGCCCAATGGAAGGCACACTCACCTTCCTCAGCCCTTTACCATCTCCGTCAAACTGCTCTTGCTCTTCAGGACCTGAAGCTTCTAGCAGAGGAGTTCAGGATCAAGATTGAATTTAATCAGTATACACAG gaaaataaagaagaagttGTAGCTGCACTGTTGGATTGGCTTGTGTGTGGCGAAGAAGTTGCCCCACTGATGAAAGGCTTTTTGCGCTCTTACTTGGTCAGGTATGAGCTTGACTGCGATGGCACGCTTGCTCGTTATGTGTTGGAAACCCTGGCCACTGCGGACCAGGACTGGTGGTCATGGCAGGAAGCTCCATGGGAAGACAAGCTCTATGCAGTTATCCATGTTATTTCTGATGCTCAG GTCCGTGCACAATGCATAGTAGAATGCATTCATGTTGCACCTGTGCCTTGGAGTGAAGGAACAGAAGAGATGTTTAAACTAGGTCTGACTCTTAACACATCCTTAAGTTCACAACTCGAGGACCAACGACGGTTTGTAGGGCTAAAGCTAGTCTTGCGAAGATATTCCCTACATTTGACCAACATCAGTGACCCAAGAAATGCTGAG ATGATGCTCCGAAATATTCTCTCTCAAGAAGGGGATACAGTATTGGAAGATGCGTTACAAGTTatcaacacatacaaacacctgaCTCGCATTGATGCCTACTTCTATAGGATTATATATTTCCTTGTAACCAG CAATATTGATGCAGCAAAGTCACTGCTTCAGGGTTTAGATGACACCTTGCAGAGGCAGACCAGCCAGAAGCTAATTGCCTATGCTATCCAGTACCTCATGTGCCCGTGCAGAGGACAGAAG GGTCAGGATCGCTGTAAGGCAATAACTGGCGGTGTTTTGGCTTTGGAAGCAATTTTGAAGAAGTGGTATAAAAAAAATGGTACACTAACAGATGACAAACTTTTTGCAACCATCCACAATGTGCACACATTGCAA ATTCATTATGAGATCTACCCAACTCTAAGAGAACTAGAGGATTCTAGATGCTGCAAAAAACTGTTCAGCAATCATGTGACTTGCTGGTACCAAGAGCGCATACAGGAAGCAGAACCCCAGCAGGAGCCATCACCCAACCAAACCAAGTCAGATGTCTCCACTGTGGGCAAGGGCTTGGTTAGAGTACCATGCTCTGAACCATTAAACCAGGAAAACAAAAATGTAGAAAGCAACCAAGAAGGGCAGATACCATGGAAGGGTATAGACCATTTGCACCGCTTGGCCTCCCTGCTGAAGGTGCCAAGAGGGGAACTGCTCTCACTTCTTGCTTCACTCGCTGCCAAAGCTGGAAGGCTGAAGGAGGCTGTGGATATTTGCAG gcTAATCATAGATGACCCAGGCAGGGTAGACTGCACAAGTGTTGTATATGAAGTAGTACATTTGGTTGTCGAAAATCAGCAACTCCAGCAAGATGGCTCTGATAGATCGACATTTGCTCTGAACTCTACAGCTCAGTTGGAGAAAAGCGCGAGTATCAAATCACGTGCTGAAATAATTGACGTTATCCATGACCTTGTGTGTTCAGCCCTCACAACTGCTCATCCTG ATTTACTGCAGCCACTCCTAGAACTTGGTTTGTGGTGTTCCTTAGGACACACTTTGTACACCCAGTGCCACATGGAAGGCGTGTACACACAAGCAGATTCAGGAGAAAGCAGTAATCCTTATGTTACATGGAAGTTCAGTGCTGTATTCAATGATGCCAGCATGCCCATTGAAGAGCGATTAGTTACATCAGTTGTATCTAATGCAATTAATGTCTGTTTAGAGTCTCATGAGACAGGTTCAACAGCCAACTTCCTGCCATACCAAGTCAATtcagataatattaatggtgcAATAAAGAGCCAAAATGTCAGCAATTTACTAATGGATCTTATTAGTCATTTACGAGACAGAGGACAAGACTTGCTAGCATTATCAATTACTTTACTAATGGCTCAAGGAAAAGCATCAGTTGAGAAGTCTCCAAATATTGTAGGACCTCCTTCGTGGAATCAGATCTTCACTTTACTTTTAAAGGTGATTGGTTCTAAAAGACCTGATGTTACACTGGCTGTCAGTTTGCTGACATTGCTTACCACCAAAAAAGAACCACTCAAGGTATTGAATGAACTTATTAAAAGATTTGGGTATGATTACACACGTCTGCAATCTGTTGCCACTGTAGGGAAAGACTTCTGCACTTTGTATGGCCTTAAAGAAGCTGGGGATCAATTCAGTCAGCTGCATAAGAGAGCCACATGGGGAAAGCGCTTGGCTGATTTAAATGTGTCATTCAAAGAAGCTTTTAAGGGAGATCCTATTGCTCTACAGAAAGTTATAGGAGTGCTTGTGGCTCACCCAAATTGTACCTTCTCCATCTTGAGTGATTACTGTATAGACTTTAACCTGCACATTGCTGATGCTCTGCTGGTATATATGAAGTCTGCACTCCACTCTTGGTCTCCTGAATGCCCTGCAGAAGAAATTCGTCCTGGTTCAATAATCAAGATTGAATCTCCTCGGGCTCTACTCTTAAAATGTCAGGCCATAATAGCAGAACTTAAAAATAAGACCCTCTTACATCAGTTGTTGCTATCTGAATTAGACTTGCTCAGCCCCTACAACTATGAGCTCCTTGACCTTGTCCTACAGCAAACCTTGATACTAGAAGATGATGTAGGCCAAATTGATGTACTGAAACGAGGGTTAGATATGTTAAATTTCTTAAAAGTGTATCCTAGGAAGTCATCTCCTGGGAACAGTGAGATTGATGACTGGGTGCGTGCTCATCCCCAGAGCCTAGGTCCTCCGCCAATATCCAAATATCGCCTGCCATTCCATGATTTCTTCAGGCGCAAAAATGTTATGAAGATTGTTGAACCAGAAATGGATATAACAACTGTGGACATCTGGCTCCGTGCTGCTTCCACTATGAAGCTTAGCTCTGACAGGTTGTGCATGCTAGCCACACAAAACACAGTTTCTCGCACACTGGAACAGGAGGCATCAGATTCTGCCAATAGCAAGAGCACTGCCTGGCAAGTATGTAGCAACAATAGTGCATTGTTGACACGAATCCGCCTGGTGATAAGCAAAATTCAGTGTGAGGAACTGGCAACTGCATGTGCTAACTGGGTTGTCAACAGACTTCCACCAGGAGCTGACAAGGTAGAAGCAGCAGAAAAATGCAAGCTCTTGGCTGAGCAATGGAAGGATAGCACTAGTGATGGAAAGGCAGTAGATGCTTTCACACGAATGTCAGCCCGTCATCAGCAGTTGGCCATAGAACACACCCTTCACAAGTATGGCCTGGCTGAACCTCAGTACCTTTCTTTAACACGCACACCAGTGGACCTTGTATTTGCTCTATACCAGCACCCCTGCCTGGATTCTCTGGCAACATTGAGTACACATTCCATGCCAGATATAAATTGCTGTGTATCAGAGATATGCACTGTTGCTGGATGCCACCAG TCATCCATTCAGCTAGACTTGCTGGAGAAGTGGCTCCCTCCCCCTGAAATGGGTGAAGGAATTGGAACAGAGGAGACCGTCACTAACTTTAAGATTACCCTTGACCCAGGATCTGTATCAGAGGATGACCCAACAGACGATGCTTCTCTCTCCAG GGTTATTTATGTTCTTCGCTGTTGTCCTCAAAATGAAGCCGTGAGTTACCTGCTGAATCGTGCTTTGAGTGATGATACTAGTGTGTCTGCTGCTCATCGCCTGCGGGCTCTCCGTTGCCTCCTGGCTATTGCTGAAGAGGAAACTATTCAGAAATTCTGCACAAAAGGGGTTACCTCCATCAG ATCCTTCCTTCAAACTATTACATATGTGAGCCGTCTGGAGAGCTTAGGTCATGCTACAAGTGTACAGCAGTTCAACAGCATGGACAAAAATGCTTTGGTAGAGGGACTTTGGCGCTCACAACGGCATAATCCACAAGCACTGACATTGTTGACTGACCTTTGTCGTGACTATCAg GTAACAACAGCATCACTCTGGGGTGCTGTTCTGACACAACTTACAAATTTCATTAAG TCAGGCCAGCTAGACATTACTACACTAGAGAGAGTGCTTCTGCAGGTGAAGAGTCTGCCTCATCTTTGGGTTGTGCCAGCTCTTACAACTGCCTGGACAACCCTGATCAATTATCCATTTACAAAAG cTACGTCTCCAGTGGATGAAACCAGCCTTGCTTCCTGTGTCCACAGCATTGACTTGTTGTTGAGACACTGTCCTGTTGTGGTATCCACAGCCCCTCTCCTAAAGCACTGTGTTTCACTGGATCTTCCAGCTCTGGGATTggctattgctgctgctgatcAAGTTGAATGCCATGACTTAcag GCTATGATTAATAAAACCTCCCCTGAAAAGTTGAAGACCCAGTATGAAAAACTGAAGCAATCGTTTGCCTTTCCAAGGAATGTGGAG GACTTGCTTAGTGACCTGTAA